Proteins from one Streptococcus mitis B6 genomic window:
- the infB gene encoding translation initiation factor IF-2 has protein sequence MSKKRLYEIAKELGKESKEVVARAKELGLDVKSHSSSVEEAVAAKIAASFKTAAAPKAEAKPAAPKASAEKKAEKSEPAKPAVAKEEAKPAEPVAPKAEKVAAKPQSRNFKAEREARAKEQAERRKQNKGNNRDQQQNGNRQKNDGRNGGKQGQGNRDNRRFNDQAKKQQGQQNRGNERRQQEDKRPNQAAPRIDFKARAAALKAEQNAEYARSSEERFKQTQAAKEALAQANKRKEPEEIFEEVAKLAEQAQQEQQVQAVVEPAPVAKEAPVDTRRKKQARPDKERDDYDHEEDGPRKQPKNRSSQNQVRNQKNSNWNNNKKNKKGNNKNNRNQTPKPVTERKFHELPTEFEYTDGMTVAEIAKRIKREPAEIVKKLFMMGVMATQNQSLDGETIELLMVDYGIEAKQKVEVDNADIERFFVEDGYLNEDELVERPPVVTIMGHVDHGKTTLLDTLRNSRVATGEAGGITQHIGAYQIVENGKKITFLDTPGHAAFTSMRARGASVTDITILVVAADDGVMPQTIEAINHSKAANVPIIVAINKIDKPGANPERVIGELAEHGVMSTAWGGDSEFVEISAKFNQNIEELLETVLLVAEIQELKADPTVRAIGTVIEARLDKGKGAVATLLVQQGTLNVQDPIVVGNTFGRVRAMTNDLGRRVKVAGPSTPVSITGLNEAPMAGDHFAVYEDEKSARAAGEERAKRALMKQRQATQRVSLENLFDTLKAGELKSVNVIIKADVQGSVEALSASLQKIDVEGVKVTIVHSAVGAINESDVTLAEASNAFIVGFNVRPTPQARQQAEADDVEIRLHSIIYKVIEEMEEAMKGMLDPEFEEKVIGEAVIRETFKVSKVGTIGGFMVINGKVTRDSKVRVIRDGVVIYDGELASLKHYKDDVKEVTNGREGGLMIDGYNDIKTDDVIEAYVMEEIKR, from the coding sequence TTGTCTAAGAAAAGATTGTACGAAATCGCAAAAGAACTTGGAAAAGAAAGTAAAGAAGTTGTAGCGCGTGCAAAAGAGTTGGGTTTGGATGTGAAAAGCCACTCATCAAGTGTGGAAGAAGCTGTCGCTGCAAAAATCGCTGCCAGCTTTAAGACTGCAGCTGCTCCGAAAGCAGAAGCAAAACCTGCAGCACCAAAAGCAAGTGCAGAAAAGAAAGCCGAAAAATCTGAACCAGCTAAACCAGCTGTAGCTAAGGAAGAGGCAAAACCTGCTGAGCCAGTTGCTCCGAAGGCAGAAAAAGTAGCAGCTAAACCGCAAAGCCGTAATTTTAAGGCTGAGCGTGAAGCCCGTGCCAAAGAGCAGGCAGAACGACGCAAGCAAAATAAGGGCAATAACCGTGACCAACAACAAAACGGAAACCGTCAGAAAAACGACGGCCGCAATGGTGGAAAACAAGGTCAAGGCAACCGCGACAATCGCCGTTTTAATGACCAAGCTAAGAAACAGCAAGGTCAGCAAAATCGTGGCAATGAGCGCCGTCAGCAAGAGGACAAACGTCCAAATCAAGCGGCTCCACGTATTGACTTTAAAGCCCGTGCAGCAGCCCTAAAAGCAGAGCAAAATGCAGAATATGCCCGTTCAAGTGAGGAACGTTTCAAGCAGACTCAGGCTGCCAAAGAAGCCTTAGCCCAAGCTAATAAACGCAAGGAGCCAGAGGAAATCTTTGAAGAAGTGGCTAAGTTAGCTGAACAAGCGCAACAAGAACAGCAAGTTCAAGCAGTGGTTGAACCAGCTCCTGTAGCTAAAGAAGCGCCAGTGGATACACGTCGTAAAAAACAAGCTCGACCAGACAAAGAACGTGATGATTATGATCACGAAGAAGATGGTCCTAGAAAACAACCAAAGAATCGAAGTAGTCAAAATCAAGTGAGAAATCAAAAGAATAGTAACTGGAATAACAACAAAAAGAACAAAAAAGGAAATAACAAGAACAACCGCAATCAGACTCCAAAACCTGTTACAGAACGTAAATTCCATGAATTGCCAACAGAATTTGAATATACAGATGGTATGACCGTTGCGGAAATCGCAAAACGTATCAAACGTGAACCAGCTGAAATCGTTAAGAAACTCTTTATGATGGGTGTCATGGCCACACAAAACCAATCCTTGGATGGTGAAACCATTGAACTCCTAATGGTGGATTACGGTATCGAAGCCAAACAAAAGGTTGAAGTGGATAATGCCGATATCGAACGTTTCTTTGTCGAAGATGGTTATCTCAATGAAGATGAATTGGTTGAGCGTCCACCAGTTGTGACGATCATGGGACACGTTGACCATGGTAAAACAACACTCCTAGATACCCTTCGTAACTCTCGTGTTGCGACAGGTGAAGCAGGTGGTATTACTCAGCATATCGGTGCCTACCAAATCGTGGAAAATGGCAAGAAGATTACCTTCCTTGATACACCGGGACACGCGGCCTTTACATCTATGCGTGCTCGTGGTGCTTCTGTTACCGATATTACTATCTTGGTCGTAGCGGCAGATGACGGGGTTATGCCTCAGACTATCGAAGCCATTAACCACTCAAAAGCGGCCAACGTTCCAATCATCGTAGCCATCAACAAGATTGATAAACCAGGTGCTAACCCAGAACGCGTTATTGGTGAATTGGCAGAGCATGGTGTTATGTCAACCGCTTGGGGTGGAGATTCTGAATTTGTTGAAATCTCAGCTAAATTCAACCAAAATATCGAAGAATTGTTAGAAACAGTCCTTCTTGTGGCTGAAATTCAAGAACTCAAGGCAGACCCAACAGTGCGTGCTATTGGTACAGTTATCGAAGCGCGCTTGGATAAAGGAAAAGGTGCGGTCGCAACCCTTCTTGTTCAACAAGGTACCTTGAATGTTCAAGACCCTATCGTTGTCGGAAATACCTTCGGTCGTGTCCGTGCTATGACTAATGACCTTGGTCGTCGTGTTAAGGTTGCAGGCCCATCAACCCCAGTCTCAATCACAGGTTTGAACGAAGCGCCGATGGCGGGTGACCACTTTGCCGTTTACGAAGATGAAAAATCTGCGCGTGCAGCAGGTGAAGAGCGTGCCAAACGTGCCCTCATGAAACAACGTCAAGCTACCCAACGTGTCAGCCTTGAAAACCTCTTTGATACGCTTAAAGCTGGTGAACTCAAGTCAGTTAACGTTATCATCAAGGCCGATGTACAAGGTTCTGTTGAAGCCCTTTCTGCCTCACTTCAAAAGATTGATGTGGAAGGTGTTAAAGTTACCATCGTCCACTCAGCGGTCGGTGCTATCAACGAATCAGACGTGACCCTTGCGGAAGCTTCAAATGCCTTTATCGTTGGTTTCAACGTACGCCCTACACCACAAGCTCGTCAACAAGCAGAAGCTGACGATGTGGAAATCCGTCTCCACAGCATTATCTACAAGGTTATCGAAGAGATGGAAGAAGCCATGAAAGGGATGCTTGACCCAGAATTCGAAGAAAAAGTTATCGGTGAAGCAGTTATCCGTGAAACCTTCAAGGTGTCTAAAGTGGGAACCATCGGTGGATTCATGGTTATCAACGGTAAGGTTACCCGTGACTCTAAAGTCCGTGTTATCCGTGACGGTGTCGTTATCTATGACGGCGAACTCGCAAGCTTGAAACACTACAAAGACGACGTTAAGGAAGTTACAAACGGCCGTGAAGGTGGTTTGATGATTGATGGCTACAATGATATCAAGACTGATGATGTGATTGAGGCGTATGTCATGGAAGAAATCAAACGATAA
- the rnpM gene encoding RNase P modulator RnpM: MKTRKIPLRKSVVSNEVIDKRDLLRIVKNKEGQVFIDPTGKANGRGAYIKLDNAEALEAKKKKVFNRSFSMEVEESFYDELIAYVDHKVKRRELGLE; encoded by the coding sequence ATGAAAACGAGAAAAATCCCTTTGCGCAAGTCTGTTGTGTCTAACGAAGTGATTGATAAGCGTGATTTGCTCCGCATTGTCAAAAACAAAGAAGGGCAAGTCTTTATCGATCCGACAGGCAAGGCCAATGGCCGCGGCGCTTATATCAAACTAGACAATGCAGAAGCCCTAGAGGCGAAAAAGAAGAAGGTCTTTAACCGTAGCTTTAGCATGGAAGTGGAAGAAAGCTTTTATGACGAGTTGATCGCTTATGTGGATCACAAAGTGAAAAGAAGAGAGTTAGGACTTGAATAA
- a CDS encoding helix-hairpin-helix domain-containing protein, with protein sequence MSKKLNRKKQLRNSLRRAGAFSSTVTKVVEETKKVVKRAEQSASQAGKAVSKKVEQAVEATKEQAQKVANSVEDFAANLGGLPLDRAKTFYDEGIKSASDFKNWTEKELLALKGIGPATIKKLKENGIKFK encoded by the coding sequence ATGTCAAAGAAACTCAATCGTAAAAAACAATTACGAAATAGCCTCCGTCGTGCAGGTGCTTTTTCAAGTACTGTGACTAAGGTTGTAGAAGAGACAAAAAAAGTCGTAAAACGTGCTGAGCAGTCAGCGAGCCAAGCTGGTAAGGCTGTTTCTAAAAAAGTTGAACAAGCAGTGGAAGCTACCAAAGAACAAGCTCAAAAAGTAGCCAATTCTGTAGAAGATTTTGCAGCAAACTTGGGTGGACTTCCACTTGATCGTGCCAAAACTTTCTATGATGAAGGCATCAAGTCTGCTTCAGATTTCAAAAACTGGACTGAAAAAGAACTCCTTGCCTTGAAAGGAATCGGCCCAGCTACCATCAAGAAATTGAAGGAAAATGGCATCAAGTTCAAGTAA
- a CDS encoding DUF438 domain-containing protein, which translates to MVDERIHILRDILLELHNGASPESVQERFDATFTGVSAIEISLMEHELMNSDSGVTFEDVMELCDVHANLFKNAVKGVEVADTEHPGHPVRIFKEENLALRAALIRIRRLLDTYESMEDEEMLAEMRKGLVRQMGLVGQFDIHYQRKEELFFPIMERYGHDSPPKVMWGVDDQIRELFQTALMTAKSLPEVPISTVKEAFEAFATEFESMIFKEESILLMILLESFTQDDWLQIAEESDAYGYAIIRPSEKWVPERQSFVEEKSAEEPVQLDTAEGQVQQVIDTPEGQFTITFTPKEKEAVLDRHSQQAFGNGYLSVEQANLILNHLPMEITFVNKDDIFQYYNDNTPADEMIFKRTPSQVGRNVELCHPPKYLDKVKTIMKGLREGSKDKYEMWFKSESRGKFVHITYAAVHDENGEFQGVLEYVQDIQPYREIDRDYFRGLE; encoded by the coding sequence ATGGTAGATGAACGAATTCATATCCTACGGGATATTTTGTTAGAATTGCATAATGGTGCTTCTCCTGAGTCGGTTCAGGAGCGCTTTGATGCGACCTTTACAGGTGTTTCAGCCATCGAGATTTCCCTCATGGAGCACGAGTTGATGAACTCGGACTCAGGTGTTACCTTTGAAGATGTCATGGAACTTTGCGATGTCCATGCCAATCTTTTTAAAAATGCTGTTAAGGGTGTCGAAGTTGCAGATACCGAGCACCCTGGTCACCCAGTTCGGATTTTCAAAGAAGAAAATCTAGCTCTCCGTGCAGCTTTAATTCGCATTCGTAGATTGTTGGATACCTATGAATCTATGGAAGATGAAGAAATGCTTGCGGAGATGCGTAAGGGTTTGGTGCGTCAGATGGGACTTGTGGGGCAATTTGACATCCATTACCAACGTAAAGAAGAACTCTTCTTTCCTATCATGGAGCGCTATGGACACGATTCACCCCCAAAAGTGATGTGGGGAGTGGATGATCAGATCAGGGAACTCTTTCAAACAGCTCTAATGACAGCCAAGTCACTACCAGAAGTGCCGATTAGTACTGTAAAAGAAGCTTTTGAAGCCTTTGCGACAGAGTTTGAAAGTATGATTTTCAAGGAAGAGTCCATCCTCCTTATGATTCTCCTTGAGTCCTTCACTCAGGATGATTGGCTTCAGATTGCAGAGGAGAGCGATGCCTATGGCTATGCCATCATCCGTCCTTCTGAGAAATGGGTGCCAGAACGTCAAAGTTTTGTTGAGGAAAAGAGTGCAGAGGAGCCTGTACAGCTAGATACGGCAGAGGGTCAAGTTCAACAAGTTATCGATACGCCAGAAGGACAGTTTACCATTACCTTTACCCCTAAGGAAAAGGAAGCAGTGCTAGACCGCCATAGTCAACAGGCTTTTGGTAATGGCTATCTCTCAGTCGAGCAGGCTAATCTGATCCTCAATCACCTCCCTATGGAGATTACCTTTGTCAATAAAGACGATATTTTCCAATATTACAATGATAATACGCCAGCTGATGAGATGATTTTCAAACGGACACCGTCCCAAGTCGGGCGCAATGTTGAACTTTGCCATCCGCCTAAGTATTTGGACAAGGTCAAGACCATCATGAAGGGCCTTCGTGAGGGAAGCAAAGACAAGTATGAAATGTGGTTCAAGTCTGAGTCGCGAGGTAAGTTTGTCCACATCACCTACGCTGCAGTGCACGATGAAAACGGAGAATTCCAAGGTGTGCTGGAATACGTTCAGGATATTCAGCCCTACCGTGAGATTGATAGGGACTATTTCCGTGGATTAGAATAA
- a CDS encoding CPBP family intramembrane glutamic endopeptidase codes for MRIFNKCHAMFLGFLVFAIVGAAGYSVNQGDYFQHQYTFIAVKTLLLFLSFGYAKWFDMISFGMLSKKQLLLFIGIFLLTVLVSISYHAFFSVVSGASAQHLEEASKGLSLSFIVSATVLAPIQEEFLFRGLLQGAVFDNSWLGLVLTSSLFSFMHEPYDIPSFCYYLFGGLLLGFAYKKSQNLWVSTLVHMFYNAWPLLYYL; via the coding sequence ATGAGAATTTTTAATAAGTGCCATGCCATGTTTTTGGGGTTCTTAGTATTTGCAATCGTTGGTGCAGCGGGATATTCCGTCAATCAAGGAGATTATTTTCAACACCAGTACACATTCATTGCTGTAAAGACTCTCTTGCTTTTCCTTAGTTTTGGCTATGCGAAATGGTTTGATATGATTTCTTTTGGGATGTTAAGCAAGAAACAACTCTTGCTGTTTATTGGAATCTTTCTTCTCACTGTGCTGGTAAGTATTAGCTATCATGCTTTTTTCTCAGTTGTTTCTGGTGCTTCGGCTCAACACCTTGAGGAAGCTAGTAAAGGACTTTCGCTTTCCTTTATTGTTAGTGCTACAGTTTTGGCACCTATCCAGGAGGAATTCCTGTTTAGAGGGCTTCTTCAAGGTGCAGTTTTTGATAATTCTTGGCTGGGGCTTGTACTGACTTCCTCTCTCTTTTCTTTCATGCATGAACCTTATGATATTCCTTCGTTTTGCTATTATCTTTTCGGGGGCTTGCTGCTGGGCTTTGCTTATAAAAAGAGCCAAAACCTATGGGTTTCTACTCTAGTCCACATGTTTTACAATGCTTGGCCACTCTTATATTATTTATAA
- a CDS encoding DUF1858 domain-containing protein, with the protein MDNIIDVSIPVAEVVDKHPEVLEILVELGFKPLANPLMRNTVGRKVSLKQGSKLEGTPMDKIVRTLEANGYEVIGLD; encoded by the coding sequence ATGGACAATATCATCGATGTGTCAATTCCTGTTGCAGAAGTGGTGGATAAGCATCCAGAAGTCTTGGAAATCCTAGTGGAGCTGGGTTTTAAACCTCTAGCAAATCCCTTGATGCGCAATACCGTCGGACGCAAAGTATCACTCAAACAGGGTTCTAAGCTGGAAGGAACTCCTATGGACAAGATTGTCCGCACACTGGAAGCGAATGGCTACGAAGTGATTGGATTAGACTAA
- the rbfA gene encoding 30S ribosome-binding factor RbfA translates to MANHFRTDRVGMEIKREVNEILQKKVRDPRVQGVTITDVQMIGDLSVAKVYYTILSNLASDNQKAQIGLEKATGTIKRELGRNLKLYKIPDLTFVKDESIEYGNKIDEMLRNLDKN, encoded by the coding sequence ATGGCAAATCATTTCCGTACGGATCGTGTGGGCATGGAAATCAAGCGCGAAGTCAATGAGATTTTGCAAAAGAAAGTCCGTGATCCGCGTGTCCAAGGCGTGACCATCACAGATGTTCAGATGATAGGTGACTTGTCTGTTGCCAAGGTTTACTACACCATTTTGAGTAACCTTGCTTCAGATAATCAAAAAGCTCAAATCGGGCTTGAAAAAGCGACTGGTACCATCAAACGTGAACTTGGTCGCAATTTGAAATTGTACAAAATCCCAGATTTGACCTTCGTCAAAGACGAGTCCATCGAGTATGGAAACAAGATTGATGAAATGCTACGCAATCTGGATAAAAACTAA
- the ccrZ gene encoding cell cycle regulator CcrZ, whose protein sequence is MDLGDNELTLTPIPGKSGKAYMGSYPDGKRIFVKMNTSPILPGLAREQIAPQLLWSRRLADGRDMCAQEWLTGKILTPYDMNRKQIVNILTRLHRSRPLMTQLSRLGYAMETPVDLLQSWQETAPDALRKNHFISEVMADLRQTIPGFREDYATIVHGDVRHSNWIETDSGLIYLVDWDSVRLTDRMLDVAHMLCHYIPEHQWKEWLTYYGYKYNQTVLSKLYWYGQLSYLSQISKYYMNQDLENVNREIHGLRHFRDKYGKRR, encoded by the coding sequence ATGGATTTGGGTGATAATGAGCTAACACTGACTCCCATACCTGGGAAAAGTGGCAAGGCTTATATGGGTAGCTATCCTGATGGGAAGCGTATCTTTGTAAAAATGAACACCTCTCCAATCCTACCTGGTCTAGCTAGAGAACAAATTGCTCCACAATTATTATGGAGTCGCCGTTTGGCAGATGGGCGTGATATGTGTGCTCAAGAATGGTTGACAGGCAAGATATTGACCCCCTATGATATGAATCGTAAGCAAATCGTCAATATTTTAACCCGTCTGCATCGCTCACGTCCGTTGATGACACAGTTGAGTCGTTTGGGCTATGCCATGGAAACACCTGTTGATTTACTACAGTCTTGGCAGGAAACGGCTCCAGATGCTTTGCGTAAAAATCATTTTATCAGTGAAGTGATGGCTGATTTACGTCAGACTATTCCAGGATTTAGAGAGGACTATGCGACCATTGTCCATGGAGATGTACGACATAGTAATTGGATTGAGACAGATAGTGGCTTGATTTATTTGGTGGATTGGGATTCGGTTCGCTTGACCGACCGCATGTTGGATGTGGCCCATATGCTCTGCCATTATATTCCAGAACATCAGTGGAAGGAATGGTTGACCTACTACGGTTACAAGTATAATCAAACGGTATTAAGTAAATTGTATTGGTATGGTCAATTGTCTTACTTGAGCCAGATTTCCAAGTATTATATGAACCAAGATTTAGAAAATGTCAATCGGGAGATTCATGGCTTGCGTCACTTCCGAGACAAGTATGGAAAGAGAAGATGA
- a CDS encoding YlxQ-related RNA-binding protein, whose product MNKQKISNLLGLAQRAGRIISGEELVVKAIQDGKAKLVFLAHDAGPNLSKKIQDKSHYYQVEIVTVFSTLELSIAVGKSRKVLAVTDAGFTKKMRSLME is encoded by the coding sequence TTGAATAAGCAAAAGATAAGCAATCTCTTGGGACTGGCTCAGCGAGCAGGGCGGATTATATCGGGTGAAGAATTGGTGGTCAAGGCCATTCAAGACGGCAAGGCCAAGTTGGTCTTTCTAGCCCATGATGCTGGACCCAATCTGAGCAAGAAGATTCAAGATAAAAGTCATTATTATCAAGTAGAAATTGTAACCGTGTTTTCAACACTGGAATTAAGCATAGCAGTCGGAAAATCGAGAAAGGTTTTGGCTGTAACAGATGCTGGATTTACAAAGAAAATGAGGTCTCTTATGGAATAG
- a CDS encoding flavin reductase family protein — protein MKQSFNTSKLYYGFPIFILDYQDQNFGYNITTCSSSYSLGDWIVIGIVAKENAAEQIKHYQKFTVNIPDENLMLEMEQAGFISHQEKLERLGVHYEISERTQAPILEDCPVVLDCQVDRIIEEDGICHIFAKILERLVDPELLDDKGHFENDCFAPTYFMGDGHQRVYRYLDDRVDPMGSFIKKARKKDDKS, from the coding sequence ATGAAGCAATCTTTTAACACAAGTAAGCTCTACTATGGTTTTCCTATCTTCATCTTGGACTATCAGGACCAGAACTTTGGGTACAATATCACGACCTGCAGTTCCTCTTATAGTCTAGGAGATTGGATTGTGATTGGAATCGTTGCGAAAGAGAATGCCGCAGAGCAGATTAAGCATTATCAAAAATTTACTGTGAATATCCCTGATGAAAATCTCATGCTCGAGATGGAGCAGGCTGGTTTTATCAGTCATCAGGAGAAATTGGAACGTTTGGGAGTGCATTATGAAATTTCTGAACGAACTCAGGCACCAATTTTAGAGGATTGTCCAGTAGTTTTGGATTGTCAGGTAGATCGGATTATCGAGGAAGATGGAATCTGCCATATCTTTGCTAAGATTCTTGAGCGACTGGTTGATCCAGAACTCTTGGACGATAAAGGCCATTTTGAAAATGACTGCTTTGCCCCAACTTACTTTATGGGCGACGGCCATCAGCGTGTTTACCGTTATCTAGATGACCGAGTTGACCCCATGGGAAGCTTTATCAAGAAAGCGAGAAAAAAAGATGACAAGAGCTGA
- the nusA gene encoding transcription termination factor NusA produces the protein MSKEMLEAFRILEEDKGIKKEDIIDAVVESLRSAYRRRYGQSDSVAIDFNEKTGDFTVYTVREVVDEVFDSRLEISLKDALAINSAYELGDKIKFEEAPAEFGRVAAQSAKQTIMEKMRKQTRAITYNTYKEHEQEIMSGTVERFDNRFIYVNLGSIEAQLSKQDQIPGEVFASHDRIEVYVYKVEDNPRGVNVFVSRSHPEMIKRLMEQEIPEVYDGTVEIMSVAREAGDRTKVAVRSHNPNVDAIGTIVGRGGANIKKITSKFHPARYDAKSDRMVPIEENIDVIEWVADPAEFIYNAIAPAEVDQVIFDENDSKRALVVVPDNKLSLAIGRRGQNVRLAAHLTGYRIDIKSASEFEAMEEAGSVDLGSENDTIEE, from the coding sequence ATGAGTAAAGAAATGCTAGAGGCCTTCCGCATTTTGGAAGAAGACAAGGGAATCAAAAAAGAAGACATCATCGACGCAGTAGTAGAGTCGCTTCGTTCCGCTTATCGCAGACGCTATGGTCAATCAGACAGCGTAGCTATTGACTTCAACGAAAAAACAGGTGACTTTACCGTTTATACTGTTCGTGAAGTGGTTGATGAAGTATTTGATAGCCGTTTGGAAATCAGCTTGAAAGATGCTCTTGCCATTAATTCAGCCTATGAGCTTGGTGATAAAATCAAGTTTGAAGAAGCACCAGCTGAGTTTGGTCGTGTAGCAGCCCAATCTGCCAAACAAACCATCATGGAAAAAATGCGCAAGCAAACACGTGCCATCACTTACAATACTTATAAAGAGCATGAACAAGAAATCATGTCTGGTACAGTAGAACGCTTTGACAATCGCTTCATTTATGTAAACCTTGGTAGCATTGAAGCCCAATTGTCAAAACAAGACCAAATTCCTGGAGAAGTTTTTGCTTCTCATGACCGTATCGAAGTTTATGTCTACAAGGTTGAAGACAACCCTCGCGGTGTCAACGTCTTTGTTAGCCGTAGCCATCCAGAAATGATCAAACGTTTGATGGAGCAAGAAATCCCAGAAGTTTATGATGGAACTGTTGAAATCATGAGCGTGGCTCGTGAAGCTGGTGACCGTACTAAGGTTGCCGTTCGTAGCCACAATCCAAACGTGGATGCTATCGGTACAATCGTTGGACGTGGTGGTGCTAATATCAAGAAGATTACTAGCAAATTCCACCCAGCTCGCTACGATGCTAAGAGCGACCGTATGGTGCCAATCGAAGAAAATATCGATGTTATCGAGTGGGTAGCAGATCCAGCTGAATTTATCTACAATGCCATTGCTCCTGCTGAAGTTGACCAAGTTATCTTTGATGAAAACGACAGCAAACGTGCCTTGGTGGTTGTTCCAGATAACAAGCTTTCTCTTGCCATCGGTCGTCGTGGACAAAACGTTCGCTTAGCGGCTCACTTGACTGGTTACCGTATCGATATCAAGTCTGCTAGCGAATTTGAAGCCATGGAAGAAGCTGGTTCGGTAGATTTGGGATCAGAAAACGATACTATCGAAGAATAA
- a CDS encoding DUF1912 family protein, with the protein MSYEQEFMKEFEAWVNTQIMINDMAHKESQKVYEEDQDERAKDAMIRYESRLDAYQFLLGKFENFKAGKGFHDLPEGLFGERNY; encoded by the coding sequence ATGAGTTACGAACAAGAATTTATGAAGGAATTTGAAGCTTGGGTCAATACCCAAATCATGATTAACGACATGGCGCACAAGGAAAGCCAAAAAGTCTACGAAGAAGACCAAGACGAGCGTGCCAAAGATGCCATGATTCGCTACGAAAGCCGTTTGGATGCCTATCAGTTCTTACTTGGTAAGTTTGAAAACTTCAAGGCAGGTAAGGGATTCCATGATTTGCCAGAAGGCTTGTTTGGTGAGCGAAATTATTAA
- the trmB gene encoding tRNA (guanosine(46)-N7)-methyltransferase TrmB, with product MRVRNRKGATELLEANPQYVVLNPLEAKGKWRDLFGNDNPIHVEVGSGKGAFVSGMAKQNPDINYIGIDIQKSVLSYALDKVLEVGVPNIKLLWVDGSDLTDYFEDGEIDRLYLNFSDPWPKKRHEKRRLTYKTFLDTFKRILPENGEIHFKTDNRGLFEYSLVSFSQYGMTLNGVWLDLHASDFEGNVMTEYEQKFSNKGQVIYRVEAEF from the coding sequence ATGAGAGTTAGAAATCGTAAAGGGGCGACAGAGTTACTAGAGGCAAATCCCCAGTATGTGGTCCTCAATCCCTTAGAAGCCAAGGGAAAATGGCGGGACTTGTTTGGCAATGACAATCCTATTCATGTGGAAGTTGGAAGTGGAAAGGGTGCCTTTGTTTCAGGTATGGCCAAGCAAAACCCTGACATCAACTATATCGGGATTGATATTCAAAAGTCTGTTTTGAGCTACGCTTTGGACAAGGTGCTTGAAGTTGGAGTGCCTAACATTAAGCTCTTGTGGGTAGATGGTTCTGACTTAACTGACTACTTTGAAGACGGTGAAATTGATCGCTTGTATCTGAATTTTTCAGATCCTTGGCCTAAAAAGCGCCATGAAAAGCGTCGTTTGACCTACAAAACCTTCTTGGATACCTTCAAACGTATCTTGCCTGAAAATGGAGAAATTCATTTCAAGACAGATAACCGTGGCTTGTTTGAGTATAGCCTAGTGAGCTTTTCTCAGTATGGCATGACACTCAATGGTGTCTGGCTAGATTTGCATGCCAGTGATTTTGAAGGCAATGTCATGACAGAATACGAGCAAAAATTCTCCAACAAGGGTCAAGTTATCTACCGAGTTGAGGCAGAATTTTAA
- the rimP gene encoding ribosome maturation factor RimP has product MDAIATIVELVREVVEPVIQSPFELVDIEYGKIGSDMILSIFVDKPEGITLNDTADLTEVISPVLDTIKPDPFPEQYFLEITSPGLERPLKTKDAVAGAVGKYIHVGLYQAIDKQKVFEGTLLAFEEDELTMEYMDKTRKKTVQIPYSLVSKARLAVKL; this is encoded by the coding sequence GTGGACGCAATCGCAACAATCGTAGAATTAGTCAGAGAAGTTGTAGAACCTGTCATTCAATCACCTTTCGAACTCGTGGATATCGAGTATGGAAAGATTGGCAGTGACATGATTCTCAGTATTTTTGTAGATAAACCTGAAGGAATTACCTTGAACGATACGGCAGACTTGACAGAAGTGATCAGTCCTGTCCTAGACACCATCAAGCCAGATCCCTTCCCAGAACAATATTTCCTAGAAATCACCAGTCCAGGCTTGGAACGTCCTTTGAAAACCAAGGATGCCGTCGCTGGAGCGGTTGGGAAATACATCCATGTCGGGCTCTACCAAGCCATCGATAAGCAAAAGGTCTTTGAAGGAACCTTGTTGGCCTTTGAAGAGGACGAGTTGACCATGGAATATATGGACAAGACGCGTAAGAAAACCGTCCAAATTCCATACAGTTTAGTATCAAAAGCACGTTTAGCAGTTAAATTATAG